One window of Caldisericia bacterium genomic DNA carries:
- the prfB gene encoding peptide chain release factor 2: MNEKRIERKEEENLKKLKIEFENLSLKEELLRINLKIKELEEKTFIIKDWGSEEAKKILSDLERLKEEKERGDNIISLLKESEIIVELLEKEEDESLREELRENIRKLIENLEEYKKIYFLSGEYDDKNAILSLSSGAGGVDAMDWTQILFEMYLRWCDKKGFKTEVVDVSYGEEAGIKSATILVKGKYAYGLLKGEGGVHRLVRISPFDANRRRHTSFALVEVIPEIEDEELKISEDELRIDVFRASGHGGQYVNKTDSAVRIVHLPTGITATCQNERSQLKNKETAMKILMAKLIELKRREKEKKIYELKGGFVSASWGYEVRSYVFHPYTLVKDHRTGLEIYNVEEVISGNIDEFIWSYLKYIKDEKDKNTNKEIN; the protein is encoded by the coding sequence AAATTGAGTTTGAAAACCTCTCTCTTAAAGAGGAACTTCTTAGGATAAATTTAAAAATAAAAGAACTTGAAGAAAAAACTTTTATTATAAAAGATTGGGGTAGTGAAGAGGCAAAAAAAATATTATCTGATCTTGAAAGACTAAAAGAAGAGAAAGAGAGAGGTGATAATATTATTTCATTGTTAAAAGAGAGTGAAATAATTGTTGAACTTCTTGAAAAAGAAGAAGACGAGAGTTTAAGAGAAGAGTTAAGAGAAAATATAAGGAAATTAATCGAGAATCTTGAAGAGTACAAAAAGATCTATTTTCTTTCAGGTGAATATGATGATAAAAACGCAATTCTTTCTTTATCCTCAGGTGCTGGTGGAGTTGATGCTATGGATTGGACTCAAATTCTTTTTGAAATGTATTTGAGATGGTGCGACAAAAAAGGTTTTAAAACTGAAGTTGTTGATGTATCTTATGGAGAAGAAGCTGGTATAAAAAGTGCAACAATACTTGTAAAAGGAAAATATGCTTATGGTCTTCTTAAAGGAGAAGGTGGAGTTCATAGATTAGTACGCATTTCACCTTTTGACGCAAATAGAAGAAGACACACATCTTTTGCTTTAGTTGAAGTAATTCCAGAAATTGAAGATGAAGAGTTAAAAATTTCTGAAGATGAATTAAGAATTGATGTTTTTAGAGCAAGTGGTCATGGAGGTCAATATGTTAATAAAACTGATTCCGCAGTAAGAATTGTTCATCTACCAACAGGAATAACTGCAACCTGTCAAAATGAGAGATCTCAATTAAAAAATAAGGAAACTGCAATGAAAATACTTATGGCGAAATTAATTGAATTAAAAAGAAGAGAGAAAGAAAAAAAAATTTATGAACTTAAGGGAGGTTTTGTTTCTGCTTCATGGGGCTATGAAGTTAGAAGTTATGTTTTTCATCCATATACACTTGTTAAAGATCACAGAACTGGTTTAGAAATATATAATGTTGAAGAAGTAATTTCTGGAAATATTGATGAATTTATATGGAGTTATTTAAAATATATAAAGGATGAAAAAGATAAAAACACCAATAAAGAAATTAATTAA